Proteins from a single region of Chryseobacterium sp. W4I1:
- a CDS encoding cupin domain-containing protein, whose amino-acid sequence MNTASLSFKYELEKKEPRTNDGGTTRGASVKDFPASIGIAGVSMRLQPGSMRELHWHANAAEWAYVISGTVRTTIIHPDGHSYTDNFEPGDVWYFPKGYGHSIQATGTEECHFILIFDNGNFSEDHTFSVTDFVSSVPPEIVAQNLGLTLEEVAALPQKEAYFAAGIVPDEMSFTAEARPDESDIELTSFHRYPLHSQQPRIVPGGGLQRLVTSKEFPISSTMSGSILELQPGALREMHWHPNADEWQYFISGQAEMSVFLAESTCVTEQFSAGDVGYVPMGAGHYIKNTGDTVCRILIGFNSGKYESIDLSEWLAGNPKDVVVTNFGLKEGEIEKFPTEKVFIQPQK is encoded by the coding sequence ATGAATACTGCATCATTAAGCTTCAAATACGAATTAGAGAAAAAAGAACCAAGAACTAACGATGGTGGAACGACAAGAGGTGCTTCTGTAAAAGATTTCCCTGCTTCTATAGGAATTGCGGGCGTTTCTATGAGACTGCAACCGGGAAGTATGAGAGAATTGCACTGGCACGCCAACGCCGCTGAATGGGCATATGTAATTTCGGGAACGGTTCGTACAACAATTATTCATCCTGACGGACACAGCTACACAGACAATTTTGAGCCGGGCGACGTTTGGTATTTTCCAAAAGGTTATGGACACTCGATTCAGGCGACAGGAACGGAAGAATGCCATTTCATTTTGATTTTTGATAACGGTAATTTTTCTGAAGACCATACGTTCAGCGTGACAGATTTTGTTTCTTCAGTACCACCTGAAATCGTTGCGCAAAATTTGGGTTTAACTTTAGAAGAAGTGGCTGCTTTGCCGCAGAAAGAAGCCTATTTCGCAGCGGGAATTGTTCCGGATGAAATGTCATTCACAGCCGAGGCTCGTCCGGATGAATCCGATATCGAATTAACGAGTTTCCACCGTTATCCTTTGCATTCTCAACAACCGAGAATCGTTCCGGGCGGAGGTTTACAGAGATTGGTAACGAGCAAAGAATTCCCTATCAGCAGTACAATGTCGGGTTCTATTTTAGAATTGCAGCCTGGCGCTTTAAGAGAAATGCACTGGCATCCGAATGCTGACGAATGGCAATATTTTATTTCAGGACAGGCCGAAATGTCGGTTTTCCTTGCAGAATCTACTTGCGTTACAGAACAATTCAGTGCAGGAGATGTCGGTTATGTTCCAATGGGAGCCGGACATTACATCAAAAATACAGGCGATACGGTTTGTAGAATTCTGATTGGCTTCAACAGCGGAAAATATGAATCGATTGATTTGAGCGAATGGCTGGCGGGAAATCCAAAAGATGTTGTTGTAACCAATTTTGGTTTGAAAGAAGGCGAAATCGAAAAATTCCCGACTGAGAAAGTCTTCATTCAGCCTCAGAAATAA
- a CDS encoding YoaK family protein — translation MDNSVIKTNISASSDSIKMQERLAILLALIAGYIDATGLIQWKTYVSFMSGNTTSLGAAISTDKSGIIITSVTVILCFLIGIYTGTCLLLWKRIKNQILTFYIVSGILIFYSIIAYFYDINNLLSIVIVGFSMGLMNTIVTSVGNQKVNTDFVTGTLNSLARNSAMLTMTDDKMEKEEYKSNAIHLLLLWIGFLSGAFVAPFLLDYFGKWTLMIPALLLMICGILISKNNTKN, via the coding sequence ATGGATAATTCTGTCATCAAAACAAACATTTCCGCTTCATCTGATTCGATTAAGATGCAAGAGAGATTGGCGATACTTTTAGCTTTAATTGCAGGTTATATTGATGCAACAGGACTGATTCAATGGAAAACGTACGTCTCTTTTATGAGTGGAAATACCACGTCATTAGGAGCGGCAATTTCAACCGATAAATCTGGAATTATAATTACATCAGTCACAGTTATCCTTTGCTTTTTAATAGGAATTTACACCGGAACCTGCCTGTTATTATGGAAGCGAATTAAGAACCAAATATTAACATTTTATATAGTTTCCGGAATTCTCATTTTCTATTCAATTATTGCTTATTTTTATGATATCAATAATTTGTTATCCATTGTAATTGTCGGATTTTCAATGGGATTGATGAACACGATTGTGACTTCTGTAGGAAACCAAAAAGTGAATACGGATTTCGTGACGGGAACTCTGAACAGTCTGGCAAGGAACAGCGCAATGCTGACGATGACAGATGATAAAATGGAAAAAGAAGAGTATAAATCCAACGCTATTCATCTTTTGCTGCTGTGGATTGGCTTTTTATCAGGTGCATTTGTCGCCCCTTTCCTACTCGATTATTTTGGAAAATGGACTTTGATGATTCCTGCATTATTACTAATGATTTGCGGAATTTTGATTTCAAAAAATAACACTAAAAACTAA
- a CDS encoding redoxin domain-containing protein, with protein MLQKNDVAPDFTLYATPDQKITLSEFKGKNVILAFYPADWSPVCSDQMALYNETLKFFKKYDAELFGISVDSKWCHLAFSQSRNLHFPLLADFEAKGEIAKQYGVYDDEEGECKRALFVINKEGIIEWSYLSPTAINPGADGILDALENLNTK; from the coding sequence ATGTTACAGAAAAACGATGTTGCTCCAGATTTCACTTTGTACGCAACGCCAGACCAGAAAATTACACTTTCAGAATTCAAAGGAAAGAATGTCATCCTCGCTTTTTATCCAGCGGATTGGAGTCCGGTTTGCAGCGACCAGATGGCTTTGTATAATGAAACTTTGAAGTTTTTCAAGAAATACGATGCAGAACTTTTCGGAATTTCCGTAGACAGCAAATGGTGTCATCTTGCATTTTCGCAGTCAAGAAATTTACATTTTCCTTTGTTAGCCGATTTTGAAGCTAAAGGAGAAATCGCAAAACAGTACGGCGTTTATGATGATGAAGAAGGTGAATGTAAACGGGCATTATTCGTCATCAATAAAGAAGGCATCATCGAATGGAGTTATCTGTCACCAACGGCAATTAATCCTGGCGCAGACGGAATTTTAGACGCTTTAGAAAACCTTAACACAAAATAA
- a CDS encoding thioredoxin domain-containing protein, protein MSLKPNVSQADHSQGNLEAELVIVEYGDYQCPYCGAAYPILKELMKEYGSQIKFVFRNFPLSEMHQYARPAAIAAEAANFQGKFWEMHDAIYENQRDLNENLLMKLAEQLKLNIPQFEKDLESTELANKVDSDFESGIMSGVNGTPSFFVNGKKYDGGAEDLVELLRENTES, encoded by the coding sequence ATGTCACTAAAACCAAACGTCAGCCAAGCTGACCACTCACAAGGCAACTTAGAAGCCGAACTTGTTATCGTAGAATATGGCGACTATCAATGTCCATACTGTGGCGCTGCTTATCCTATTCTGAAAGAATTGATGAAAGAATATGGAAGTCAAATTAAATTTGTTTTCAGGAACTTTCCATTGTCTGAGATGCATCAATACGCAAGACCGGCGGCCATCGCAGCAGAAGCAGCCAATTTTCAGGGGAAATTCTGGGAAATGCACGATGCGATTTATGAAAATCAGAGAGATTTGAATGAAAACTTGCTGATGAAGCTGGCGGAACAATTAAAACTGAACATTCCTCAATTTGAAAAGGATTTGGAAAGTACTGAACTGGCTAATAAAGTAGATTCAGATTTTGAAAGCGGAATTATGAGCGGCGTGAACGGAACACCTTCATTCTTCGTGAATGGAAAGAAATATGATGGTGGCGCGGAAGATTTGGTTGAGCTTTTGAGGGAGAATACTGAGAGTTAA
- a CDS encoding alpha/beta fold hydrolase, giving the protein MSTLKLKDGTEIFYKDQGEGPTLMFHHGWPLSSDDWDAQVIFFLQRGYRVVTHDRRGHGRSSQDIYNHTIEQYASDAAELVEFLDLKDVVHIGHSTGGGEVIRYVNKYANGRAKKAVLISAVPPIMVASDSNPDGVPMSVFDGIRDQTLNNRQQFYIDLTFPFYGYNREGADVKEGVQRNWWRQGMMGGIVAHYDGIKAFSETDFTEDLKNVDIPVLVLHGEDDQIVPYQNAALKSIKLLKNGTIKTYPGFPHGMPTTEAATINKDLLEFIEG; this is encoded by the coding sequence ATGAGCACACTTAAATTAAAAGACGGAACAGAGATTTTTTACAAAGACCAAGGCGAAGGACCAACTTTGATGTTTCACCACGGATGGCCGTTATCATCAGACGATTGGGATGCACAGGTAATTTTTTTCCTGCAAAGAGGTTACAGAGTGGTAACACACGACAGAAGAGGTCACGGCCGTTCCAGTCAGGATATTTACAATCACACCATCGAACAATATGCTTCTGATGCAGCAGAATTAGTAGAATTCTTAGATTTGAAAGATGTAGTTCACATCGGTCACTCGACAGGTGGCGGCGAAGTAATCAGATATGTAAATAAATATGCTAATGGAAGAGCTAAGAAAGCAGTTTTAATCAGTGCAGTTCCACCAATTATGGTTGCGAGTGATAGCAATCCTGACGGTGTTCCGATGTCGGTTTTTGATGGCATCAGAGATCAGACTTTAAACAACAGACAGCAGTTTTACATTGATTTGACCTTTCCTTTCTATGGCTACAACAGAGAAGGTGCAGACGTGAAAGAAGGCGTACAGAGAAACTGGTGGAGACAAGGAATGATGGGCGGAATCGTGGCTCATTATGACGGAATCAAAGCGTTTTCTGAAACTGATTTTACAGAAGATTTGAAAAATGTTGATATTCCGGTTTTGGTGCTTCACGGTGAAGATGACCAGATTGTTCCTTACCAAAATGCGGCTTTAAAATCTATTAAATTATTGAAAAACGGTACTATCAAAACGTATCCAGGTTTTCCTCACGGAATGCCAACTACGGAAGCTGCGACGATTAATAAAGATCTTTTAGAGTTTATTGAAGGTTAA
- a CDS encoding DoxX family protein translates to MNIILWIIQGLLSAFFIMPGYGKINGSKDQHVADGHLKPNESIIPIRILGVLELLGCIGIIVPWLSSIAPILRPIAAASFCIIMTAAMFVHIKKKEYKMLPMLIIVFILSAVVSYFRFDELA, encoded by the coding sequence ATGAATATTATTTTGTGGATAATACAGGGTCTTCTCTCTGCATTTTTTATTATGCCGGGCTATGGAAAAATTAACGGCAGCAAAGACCAACACGTCGCAGACGGTCATCTGAAACCAAACGAATCTATAATACCAATCCGAATTTTGGGCGTTCTTGAATTGTTAGGATGTATTGGCATAATAGTCCCGTGGCTTTCAAGTATCGCACCAATCCTAAGACCAATTGCAGCAGCATCTTTTTGTATAATTATGACAGCAGCAATGTTTGTTCACATTAAAAAAAAGGAATACAAAATGCTCCCAATGCTGATTATAGTATTTATACTGTCAGCAGTTGTGTCATACTTTAGGTTTGATGAATTAGCCTAG